Below is a genomic region from Henckelia pumila isolate YLH828 chromosome 3, ASM3356847v2, whole genome shotgun sequence.
ATTTTGAATTTAGTTGTCCAAGATGGTTTGAATATCATTGCACCTAGTGTTGAGAAAATTCGTGAAAGTGTCACATATTGGAGAGCATCTCCTAAAAGAGAGCAAAAGTTTGATGATGTGGCACGGATTGTAATGCGCAATATGAATGCTAAAAAATTGGTGCTTGATTGTAAAACCCGTTGGAACTCAACGTATTTGATGATCATGACTGTTATATCCTTTAAAGAGATGTTTGCTCGTCTACGATTTTGTGATCCATCATATAAATCTTTTCCAACAGATGAGGAGTGGTTGTTAGCAGAAGAGGTTTCTCAAATATTGAAAGTTTTTTATTCTGTGACTGAAATATTTTCTGGAAGAAAGTATCCCACAACAAATATCTTTTTTCCTAAGGTTTGTGAAATTAAAGCTTCATTGATAAAGTGGACCACATCTCCTAACAAGATTGTTTCTTCCGTGGCTGAACGGATGCTTTCCAAATTTGAAAAGTATTGGTCTGATATTCATGGAGTAATGGGAATAGCTACTATTTTAGATCCAAGATATAAGACAAAGTTGGTTGAGTATTGTTTCAAAAGAACACATGGAGAGATTGGCTTTAAAGAACCTGTTAGAAGGATTCAAAAAATGTGTTATGATTTGCTTGATGATTACACAAATAATAGTGGTCATTCTCGTGTTGAAAAAAGGTCGATGGAGACTAGATTGAATACAAGTACTGATGATTTTTTGGATAGTTTTGATAAAGAAGTAGCACTTGAGTGTGACATTTATACTGATTTCAAGACTGAGCTAGATCATTATTTGGAAGACAAAGTGTTACCGAGAAATGTTGATTTTGACATATTGGAGTGGTGGAAGACCAATGGAATCAAGTATCCCACTTTGATGAGGATGACACGAGATTTGCTTGTCATTCCAATATCAACGATCGCATCAGAATCTGCATTTAGTACAGGTGGCAGATTGGTGAGTCTTCATAGAAGCAGACTTCATCCAAAAAACTTAGAAGCATTGATGTGCACTCAAAGTTGGTTATTGAACGA
It encodes:
- the LOC140889993 gene encoding zinc finger BED domain-containing protein RICESLEEPER 2-like; this encodes MCGIILKKKKIKGLDKAICSYCQKSLSGNNKHGTTHLRDHFKTCSRRTVSDIRQKLLIKENKTDFAIKGFQFDQETSKSILAEIIILHEYPLTIVEHHGFQKLLASVQPLFKVPSRNIIKRDILKMYDFEKAKVLSLLESNKGRIALSTDMWTASNQRKFAYVRPPHTSEVLANVIVKSMMDWNIDRNISTITVDNCSTNDSLMNYVMHKLDHSTLMLGESLFHMCCVAHILNLVVQDGLNIIAPSVEKIRESVTYWRASPKREQKFDDVARIVMRNMNAKKLVLDCKTRWNSTYLMIMTVISFKEMFARLRFCDPSYKSFPTDEEWLLAEEVSQILKVFYSVTEIFSGRKYPTTNIFFPKVCEIKASLIKWTTSPNKIVSSVAERMLSKFEKYWSDIHGVMGIATILDPRYKTKLVEYCFKRTHGEIGFKEPVRRIQKMCYDLLDDYTNNSGHSRVEKRSMETRLNTSTDDFLDSFDKEVALECDIYTDFKTELDHYLEDKVLPRNVDFDILEWWKTNGIKYPTLMRMTRDLLVIPISTIASESAFSTGGRLVSLHRSRLHPKNLEALMCTQSWLLNEKQAKSSQEAEAYYS